Part of the Apostichopus japonicus isolate 1M-3 chromosome 13, ASM3797524v1, whole genome shotgun sequence genome is shown below.
AAGCCAGGATTGTCAGCTGGATGTAGAATATGTTCCAGTTTAAAATTTGGGGGCATTTAAGGTCATATTATGCATTCCGTTATAAGTATACACAAGAAGATATAGTTTTCAGTTGAAAGGTGCAGCACTTTTAATATTGGATAccattgttatatttaaatgGTTTGATTATGTAATAAGATGTTCTCTTTGTACTTCTTATATTTGTTAAGCAGCTTCCCACatcaagggggtggggggctggtTGGTGCTGTTGGGAGTAAAGGTTAACCAGAGGGAAAGGGATGTTGATAGTTTACTAATGTGGTTTCTCCATTGGAATTTCTAGAGTTGCAAATAAGTTGTAAACCACTTTATTCTATTTTCAAGATCCACTTTAAATATTCTCAGAATTTGTGTTGTTTCAGGTGGGAATTATGTCAAAGTTTGGGATGCTCTAGCCGGTGGCAAGCTACTTACGACGTTTGGCAACAGTCACAAGACGATAACGTCTCTCTGGTTCCAAGAAAGCCGTGGACGGTTGCTGACTGGTTCTTTAGATATGTGAGTTTATAAAGAGAAATGGTCCTCTTTTTAACTGAGTGTGATTTGTCTTTGGAACTAGTCACAGTTGATGGTTTAAAGTAATCCTACTGCATGTTCATATCAATGTAAAATAGTCCTACTGAATGTTCATATCAATGCAGTGTAATTTTGCTGTAAAGTAATCCTACTGTATGTTCATATCAACGTAAAATAATCCTACAGTGTATGTTCATATCGATGCAGTATGCTTTTGCTGTGTTTTATTCTGTTACAACACAGGTAGAACTTTACAATGCAAGGTCTCTCCACTGTATAATAAGAAATGAGCTTGCGGTGGCTTTTAACTCCAGCAATAGTTTTTCAAGTGCCGAGGTCCTTCCAAAAGAAATGTCTGAACTATAGGTCTCTTCTACTTGggtataaatatgtttatctaTCTGTAATTTTACCAATAAACATGTTTCcactttattttttgttttcaccaGGCATGTTAAAGTCTACGATGCTGCAACATATGGACTCCTTGCTAGCATGGATTATCCCGCTCCAGTTTTGTCTGTAGCTGTGTCCGTAAgagtcatttcatttcatttccctCCCCTACCCACTCAAAGAAACAAATGAACCATGTCCACTCCTGGCTTCAGATTTAATAAACTCATTTAAGATTGTTAGGCAGTTAAAGTTTCATAGATTTACATTTATCTTCTGATAAGTTTCAttgatctgtttttttttgtgcccaCTTCCTGTCCATCCAGCCTGTTTCTGATTTATTAGTGGTTGGGATGTCGACTGGTCTCCTCTCCATCAAACACAAGAAGAAAGATGGAACCCCTCAAACAGAGGCGGAGAAGCAGAAGAAACAGAGGGAGAAGCGTCTTGCACTGAGATACTTCAACAAAGGAAACATGTACATTCCACAAGAGGTTAGACGTCTGGCAAACAGTGAATTGTTTATTCCCTTATAACGTCAGTGTCACTTCCAATACCCTTCAGCCACCTCCCTTCAACCTCACCCATCCCTCACTGTGTAAAATGTCAGACATTGTTATAGAGTTGACCCTTGGGACACTTTTCCTGAACCGTCTCTGCAGATGGATATTCTTTCAATTGCAGCACTATTATACCCAAGAGAGGAGGTGTACACAGTTTGAATGCCAAGTTACATACAGATTGAAGACTTTCAGTGGATTGGGAAGCAATGATTCAAATTGATATTTAGTGCCTAGATGGCAGAAGGTACATTTgaacaaaaatgataaaatgtggGAGTAGTTCATGATACGCCACCACACTTGTACAAATCCACTCTGCATGAGGTACAGTGTAAGAAATGTATCTCCCAAGAAATTCATAATCTTGTGTAATAGATATAATGTTTAAACTTATAcattttgatatcattttaatttgtttactcATTGCAGTGTTGTAtctgtaaatatgttttttccccctctgCTCGTTCCAGGGTGATACTCTGGTTCCACTGAAACAAAGAGAAGATCTGGCCAGATATGACCGACTCCTGAAACGGTTCAAACATTCAAAGGCTCTTGATGATGCATTCAAAGTAAGTCTTCCTCAAAGTAAAGGGACATTTGTGGAAAGATAgtaggttgggggggggggggggtcggtgaGAAGTTAGGTGAAACATGAGttaatgcatatgcataagTAGGAACTGTGTTGGTCTTTGACCAATGACCACATCTATCTGCTTCCCCACCAGCTGGATGGAAGTCTAAAGGTGAAAATGCAAGGTTTACACCTCTGAATTGTCATCAAACTTCAGCGAATATCTTTTTTGCATCTTCACTGCAGTGATGACATTCATGTCAAACATGAGGGAAACATTATGTGAGGGTAAATTACTCTTTGTTACTAACTAATtgactaatttttttatttacaatctATTCTGCATATATCATCTCTGGTTCACAGATCTCTGTTCGCCGAAAGACACCCTACGTGACATTTAGCGTGATACAGGAGCTAAGTAGAAGAAACACGTTGAAGGCATCACTTTCTGGACGAGATGAAAAATGGCTCTGTGCGATGTTGGCCTTCCTGAAGAAACACATTTCGAATCCAAACTATGTATCCGTTGTGATAGAAGTAACTGATATCATCCTAGGTGAGACCCTTAGATCTTTGACACTGCTACTCCTGACACTTTCACACTGGGGCTTGTATAGCCTGCAGAACAAGTGGCTTCAAATTAATGTCATTTGaatgtatataatattaaatacatGGTACCTGTATGTATTCCATTACAACTTTGTCACAGCTACCGTAAACTCTgggcatttaaaaaaaattcataatgCCATGGGGACATTCTCGAAAGAAAGAAACGAGATGACATGGCACACCAAAGCACTGACATAGAAAATGAGGCAGGGTCTCTGGTCCAGGGGAAAAAAATCTTCATTTTTTCCTGAAGTATAAATGAGAATAAATAATAACCTTGGGTCTCAGTGCTGCATCTCACCCCCTCGTTTGGTCTGCTGCAGAGCTACCCAGTTTAATATGCTATATTGAAAGGTGATCAATATTAGCAATTTAGCATCGAATATGTTAGAAAGCCTTATAACGGTCACCCATGTTCGGATTATAAGAGGTAGTTCATTGCCACACTCGAAAGAATGTTTCCAGTAATACTGGGACATTTGAAGGATCCGAACCAGAAGAACAGTACCTCTGCCAGCTTTGAGCAATGTTGACAGTGTCAAACTTCACGGCCAATATTGGATGACGATATATGCTGTCACAGtcgcaaaaaagaaaaagtggaAACACCACTGGCGTTGAAAGTTTGTCCTTTAAGTACCCTTTAAAAAGTTTTTGGTACATTGAAAATATATGTGCTAAATTATTGCAGCAGAAATATCAAGATATGGAAGTGGATGTAAGTAACCATTTCATGAAACAAACAGTTTGCAAATAATGAACTTCGTGTTAACTACagcttttattaattttacctCTTTTCTTTACCCAGAAATATACGAGTCGGTGGTCAGCTCCTCTGAACCAGTAAAGAAAAGCTTAACAAACCTGAGAGCTGTCATTGATAAAGAACTTAATTACCACCAAAGCCTAGAGGAGATCCAAGGGATGTTAGACGTTCTGCTAATAGCATCCAATGCAGACCTAGACTCCAACCCTGACTTGAAAATACCAGAAACGACTGACATATTCAAAAACCAGACGGCTGGAACGAGTAATTCCATGGAGGTTACAGAAAAGAGATGACGTTGCTTTCGGTATTGGCCCTGAGGTATTGGTCATTATGGACGTGGTTGGTCAGCCAATTAAGGGTTTTAACACCACCTCACCAGACCATGCCTCTCCAACTTCAATGCTATTGTTCACATTGCCATATATTTATAAGGCAGTTTAGGGTTACAAATGATTACCTATCTGACAATGGTTATAGCAAGATACACAAAAAGGGACTCAACCAACAACTTGCAGTGTTTAATAGTTTATTAAaaggatatgaatattcataaatagtCTGTCAGACACGACTGATTATTGAGCTGATATCAAATGAGTTGATCAAAATATCTGCTGAAACTTAAATACCATGCCAACATTATGTAACAAGTGCTTAGATATGCCTTTCACTGACTATCCCTATATTGGAATGTGGACATGGTTATTCTCTAGAGTTGTAACAAGTCTTATAATAAGTACTCGTCTGAGGGTTCACTTAAACTGAGAGTGGTGATGACTCACATGTTTAAGAGTCACTTTATTATCTCTATGGGACAAAAAACTCCAGTCTAGTCATTGACTTGAGTGACTGCATTATCTCTATGGGGCAAAAATCCCAGTCCAGTCATTGACTTGAGTGATTGTATTATCTCTATAGGGCAAAATGCTCCAGTCCAGTCATTGACTTGAGTGACTGTATTATCTCTATGGGACAAAAAACCCAGTCCAGCCAGTCCAGTCCAGTCCAGCCATTCCCTTGAGTGACTGTATGGGGCAAAAAACTCCAGTCCAGATATTGACTTGAGTGACTGTATATTTCTATGGGGCCAAATTCTCCAGTCCAGTCATTGACTTGAGTGACTGCATTATCTCCTTGGGACAAAAAACCCAGTCCAGCTATTCCCTTGAGTGACTGTATTATCTCTATGGGGCAAAAAACTCTAGTCCAGATATTGGCTTGAGTGACTGTATATCTCTGAGGCCAAAAACTTCAGTCCAGTCATTGACTTGAGTGACTATTATCTCTATGGGGCAAAAAAACCCTTGTCCAGTCATTGACTTGAGTGACTGTATTATCTCTATGAGGCCAAAAACTCCAGTCCAGCCATTGACTTGAGTGACAAAAAACTTTCACAAACTTTTGAGtcacttttctttttgaaatttGGTGGCTTGAGTCAAAGACTCATTACAACACTGTTACTCTCACAAAAGAAGTATGGAACTCGATGTCACATAGGCACTTCTGATGTTGTCAATTGCTGACCATTAATAGTCACAGTACATATACTGTGTAAAGTCGCAATATGAGTTTGTTGGACTAAACGGAATTCAATATATTCACTTTATAAGTTAGAAGTATGAAGTTTCTCTTTCATGCATGATTTTGTACGTTCCTTTTTGATAAGaggtataaaataatatttcaaaatttgaacgtgttaatattcattttaacAACAGAGTGATGTATATTTAACTGTGTTTATTGCAAAATTGTTTGGGATAATATATCCAAATTATGTTGCTTTCAAGCAGAAGCAATTGGATAAGATCTGgataagtatattatgtgaatGAACTCCTGTTGAGACTTTGTGGCAAACATGCTGCTTTACACCTTGCACAATTGGAATGGTTTCAACATCAAACAGTCTCAATTTTGCCAACAGAAATTTCATATTGGATCTTCAAAATCAGATTACTGATAGCATTAAAGGAGGGTTAATCTGCACTGGTCTCTTGGTAGAAATACCTGTtgaataaatttgtaataaattagtTAATGAAGGTGAATTCATACTTCAAATGTCAATTTGTGTGTCAATCTGTACTGATATAATTATTTGCACCAGGTATCTGTGAATACTTGAtggcaaaataaaatatatacttgtAATTATGGCCACTGAATCTGCTCTTAGTCTTGATTTCTTATTTATTAGGCATTGTCTATTTTCTCAATTGTCATATTAAAGAGGCTTTTTCAGTTTGGTCCACAACTTTAACACCTACCAACTACTTACTCAAAAGAAGATTCCAATTTATCACACTAAGGATATCCTCATTGTTTTTTTAACCAAAATGAAGGTTAATGATAAAGTTAATCAACTTTATCCTCAGCATGATCTTTCTGGTCAGCAAATGTTGTACagattatatttttaattggtTATTGATCATTATCTCTTATGTTAGTCCTTTTGCTTCTgttcctcccaccccccacaaAACTTATTCCAGTTCTTATATTCTTCATGTCTCAAAATGTTCCAATAATGAGATAGTAATCGAAGGAATGGTCCTGGAAACTTGAAAACTCCATCCATGAATTGAGTAGTCACGCCTTTGTGGCTTGAAGTAGAAAGTTTCGCGGTGAAATGAACGGATCGAAAACGGCTGTCAGTTGACTCTCCACACCTGAATAGAATATGAACAAAGTTTGCAATTACTATAGTAGTGGATTAGACTACAAGTACTACAACACTTCGCAAGAATGACTTTCAAAAAGGTCTTATATTCCTCTACACCATTGCCAGACATTTTAGGGTGAGTGGAACTTCAGTCATTAAGATATATATGCCTGTGGCAACTCAAAATTGGATAGTATGTAAGATCCAAATTTGACAATTCTTGTCCCTAAAGCTTACTGTTGGAGGGAGAGTGGGAGGGGAAGGAAGAGACAGAGGGGAGGGGTGATTTCCTTTCATCTTGATGTAACTCCAGGCATTATTTTACACACTTTCCATCAGATTTCACTTGAGCAAATGTGATGTACAAACTGATTGTTCTCATCCAAAAAAGATGAAATCAGTTTGTAGCTAGCCTTAGTTGTTAATGACAATAATGACTGATGTCTAGGCTAGGTATGTTACCTATGAATATATGAGTGGGTCTTAGGTAAGTGTTACTGCTTCTCTTGAAAAGTGACATATATTTTCAACATTGTGAACATCTATTGTGAAATTAAATACAACAAAATTGTGGAACAGTTGCCATTTGAGCTTATTTAAATGGCATATAGAGTGAAAGAAAAGTTGTTCAAACTGGCCATAAAGTTTAAAACCTCATAACTTTTGACAGGTTTTGAGTAATTAGTGGCAGAGGATCCTAATTTTGCAGACTTGtggtacaagtacaacaacatgagtaagagtacaagtagaggtcccttggtatgagtacaaggctctaggTATTATGAGTGAGTACCTAATTTTGCATTAGTATATATTCTAAATTCCAAAAGGCCGGACTATGAGTCAGCGTACATATCCACAAGGACCCTTGCTAGCATAGGACAAAGAGTACAGACTCACTGGAATTCTGTTTTGTGCTCATGGTTGTATTCACAAGCTCAAAAAGTTGCATACACTTAGAAAGCCAGTCTTGCTGAATTTTGGTACCGTGAAGCGAAGCTTCGCTTTGCAATCCCTTTAACGGTGAGGGAATATATACTGCAAAAGGACCAACTGCTTTAAAGAGTCAGGGGCACTCACCATTTTCCAGAAGGTATAACATTCTATCTATCAATATGAGGCTCTCCACGATAGGAGCCAGGCACAGCCGTAGTGAGTGGAAGATGATCAACCGTCCCCAGTGGGGTCTGTGCAGCTCTTCTAATTGGTGGGCAGTgagagggtcaaaggtcaaacctAACTTCCTGAACACGGCATTGGCATAACTATTTGCAAAGAGGACAGAAAATGTGTTTCTTCTTCATACTTTCTAAAATGCATCATGGAGGAATAAAACCTCCATATTACACAAGAAAAAT
Proteins encoded:
- the LOC139979190 gene encoding U3 small nucleolar RNA-associated protein 15 homolog; its protein translation is MGEFKRTVVRELPERKGEISPESQFWNSYEFPVTIKEFDSISHLDFSPIEPHQVAVTTSNKIRLFNPINNQVDRTFSRFKDRAYCGSFRHDGRLMVAGGEEPVVKLLDVSGRAILRFFSGHKRPVHLSKFTVDGLKVFSGDDDSCVRCFDISSGDKVNIFEEHKDYIRCGDANKASRDIILTGSYDHTARLFDLRTSTSIMSVNHGKPVESALFMPSGNIFLTAGGNYVKVWDALAGGKLLTTFGNSHKTITSLWFQESRGRLLTGSLDMHVKVYDAATYGLLASMDYPAPVLSVAVSPVSDLLVVGMSTGLLSIKHKKKDGTPQTEAEKQKKQREKRLALRYFNKGNMYIPQEGDTLVPLKQREDLARYDRLLKRFKHSKALDDAFKISVRRKTPYVTFSVIQELSRRNTLKASLSGRDEKWLCAMLAFLKKHISNPNYVSVVIEVTDIILEIYESVVSSSEPVKKSLTNLRAVIDKELNYHQSLEEIQGMLDVLLIASNADLDSNPDLKIPETTDIFKNQTAGTSNSMEVTEKR